TCCTTGCCGTCGATGTCGAGGGTCAGCACGGCGTTGGTGCCCGCGTGCCGCAGCACGGCCGCGAAGTCGTGGCCGTCCAGCTCGAGGTGCTGCGGGTCGGAGCCGTGGCCGTAGAGCACGGCGGGCACCTTGCCGTTGCGACGGGCACGGCGCGATGCGCCCTTGCCGGTCTCGGTGCGGACCGATGCGGTGAGGTTGTTGGGGGCGTTCTTCGCCATGAGGGGTGCTCCTGTCGTGTCGCTCGGCACGGCCAGGGCTCAACCACTCGAGATGGTTCGCGTCGATAACGGTGGCCTACGGTAGCCAGCCACCCTCGCCGTGATCGTCAGCCAGGGTAGCCGCAACCGGCGGGTTTGCCCAAATCAGAGCGGGAAAGCGGTGTCCGTGAGCTGCTCGGACAGCTCCCACAGCGCGGTCGCGGTGCGGCCGTCGCGGGCCAGCGGGCTGCGCAGCGCGGTCAGCCCGGTCGGGCCGCGGCTGGCGAACCGCGGGCCGACGAAGGCGTCGCCCGGGATGTCCTCGGCCACCGCGTACAGCGTCTGGCGGGCGCCGAAGTCGGGGGCGGTGGCGAACAGCCGGTTGTTGGCAAGCCAGATCCGGGTGCCGAACCGGTTGCCGGTCTGGCCCTGCAGGTTGGTCGCGGAGTAGCCGGGATGCGCGGAGACGGCCCGCACCGGGGATCCGGCGGCGCTCAGCCGTCGCTGCAGGTCCTTGGTGAACAGCAGGTTCGCCAGCTTCGACTGGCCGTACGCCGGCCAGGCGAGGTAGGGCCGGGCCTTCCAGTTGAGGTCCTTGAGGCTGATCCGGCCCATGAAGTGCATGATCGACGACACCGTGACCACGCGATCGCTGATCTTCGGCAACAGCAGATTGGTCAGCGCGAAGTGGCCGAGATGGTTGGTGCCGATCTGGCTCTCGAACCCGTCTCTGGTCAGCGCGTAGGGCACGGCCATGATGCCGGCGTTGTTCACCAGCACGTCGACGGCGTCGACACCGTCGGCTAACGCCCGCACCGACGCCAGGTCCTGCAGGTCGAGTTCGCGGACCTCGACGTCGCCGGTGATCTCCGCTGCGGCCTGCTCACCCTTGGCGGTATTGCGGACCGCGAGAATGACGCGAGCCCCGACGCGGGCCAGTTCGCGCGCGGTCACCAGGCCGAGTCCGCTGTTGGCGCCCGTCACGATGACGGTGCGTCCGGCGAACGAGGGCAGATCGGCGGCGGTCCATTCGCTCATGCGCTCACCCTAGCCGCGCCGGTTCGGGGCTCGGGGGTCCGGCCGTCCCTGGATATCCACTCGCTAAGCGGCGACGATGGACCGGTGGATCGGGTTCAGTTGGCGGACTTCCTGCGCAGTCGGCGTCTCGCTCTCGCCCCGGAGGAGGTCGGCTTGCCCAGCGGGGTGCGCAGGCGCACCAGCGGGCTGCGCCGTGAGGAGATCGCCTCGCTGGCGCTGATCTCGACCGACTACTACTGCCGGATGGAACAGCAACGCGGGCCCCAGCCGTCGGTTGAGGTCGTCGCATCGCTGGCCAAGGCGCTGCGGTTGTCCCTGGACGAGCGTGATCACCTGTACCGGCTCGCCGGACACAACGCTCCGGCGCGGAGCCCGGGGACCGATCAGGTCAGCGCCGCCATGATGCGGATCATCGACCGCCTGAAGGACACACCCGCCCAGGTGATGTCGGCGCTGGGCGAGACCCTGGTGCAGACGCCGCCCGCGCGGGCCCTGCTCGGCGACGAAACGCGGTACGAGGGCCACGCGCGCAGCGTTGTCTACCGCTGGTTCACCGACGACGCGTCCCGCAACGTGTACCCGACCGAGGACCATCCGAAGATCGAGCGCTCGTTCGTTGCCGGCGCGCGTGTCGCGTTCGTGCGCGACGGCGCAAGCTCGCGCGCAGCCGAAGTCATCAAAGCTCTGCTGGAGTGCAGTCCCGAGTTCGCCGTGCTGTGGGAGCAACACGATGTGGACACTCCGCATGAACTCGAAAAGCGCCTCGTGCATCCGCAACTGGGAGTGCTGGATCTGCAGTGCCAGGTGCTGCACGACGTGACCCACCTGCACACGCTGCTCGTGTTCACCGCGGAGGTCGGCAGCGTCAGCCACACCAAGCTGACCGCCCTGTGTGCCGAACCGGACGCGTATTCACGGGAAGCGCTGGTGCCCGATGACCGTTGACAACTGCACGCTGGTGTCGTCGGTTGAGCCGGGCGCCGGGTAGTAGACGACGAGCCGTTGGCCAGAGGCGTCCACCTCGAGAACCTCACGGCGCAGGTCGATGACACCGACCGCCGGGTGCAGGAAACGCCGCGTGGTAGCGGTCGCGGGCGGTGGTGCCCCGTCCGCCCAGAGGCGGGTGAACTCGGGGCTGCGCTGGCGCAACATCGTGGCCAAAAGCTCTGCGCCGCAATGGCCTTGCTCGACGGATCGCCGCAGGCCGGCGACGATCTCCGCACCGATTCGCGGATGCTCCTCGGCGGCGTAGCGTTGCCGTTCACCGGGTTCAAGGAACCAGCGGTAGTAACCGCTGCGCGCCCAGCCCGTGTGCACGGTCAGGTCGCCGAGCAGTGCTCGGGAAGCCGGCGTCTGCCGCAGCACCTCACCGGCCGGTCCCACGACGTGCGCGGGTGTCTCGGCGAGGCGGTCGAGCACCAGCATCACGCCCGGATCGACGTGCGCACAGAGGTGTTCACCCCCGCGGTAGCCCGCCGCCGCGAACAGGCGGTCGCGTTCTGCCCGGGTGAATCGAAGCCCCCGCGCGATGCCGGCCAGCGTGGCAGCCGACGGGTGCGGAGCCCCGCGGTGGCGTTCGAGGCGGGTGTAATAGCCAGGGGAGATCGAGCACAGTTCCGCCGCCTCCTCGCGACGCAAACCCGGTGTGCGCCGTCGCCGGCCGCGGGCGAGACCGACGTCTTCGGGTTGCAGTTGTCGCCGCCGCGTACGCAGCGCCTCCGCCACATACTCGAGGTTCGCCACGGCAGTCAGGATGCGGCGTCGTCGAGGCGGCCGGAAGGGCTCGGTGATCCAGGGATCGGCGATCCGCGGACGAGTGAATCCTGAATCCGGATTGTCCGGTGTGACAGCTTCGAAGCATGATGAACAGCAACACGCAGATCGTCGTCCCGGACATGACGGGCCAACTCGCCGTGATCACCGGTGCAAGCGACGGCATCGGCTTGGCCCTGGCCGCTCGCTTGGCCGCTGCGGGAGCGGATCTTGTTCTGCCGGTACGCAATCTGGACAAGGGTCAGCGGGTGGTCGAGC
The window above is part of the Mycolicibacterium rutilum genome. Proteins encoded here:
- a CDS encoding oxidoreductase; the protein is MSEWTAADLPSFAGRTVIVTGANSGLGLVTARELARVGARVILAVRNTAKGEQAAAEITGDVEVRELDLQDLASVRALADGVDAVDVLVNNAGIMAVPYALTRDGFESQIGTNHLGHFALTNLLLPKISDRVVTVSSIMHFMGRISLKDLNWKARPYLAWPAYGQSKLANLLFTKDLQRRLSAAGSPVRAVSAHPGYSATNLQGQTGNRFGTRIWLANNRLFATAPDFGARQTLYAVAEDIPGDAFVGPRFASRGPTGLTALRSPLARDGRTATALWELSEQLTDTAFPL
- a CDS encoding helix-turn-helix transcriptional regulator, with product MDRVQLADFLRSRRLALAPEEVGLPSGVRRRTSGLRREEIASLALISTDYYCRMEQQRGPQPSVEVVASLAKALRLSLDERDHLYRLAGHNAPARSPGTDQVSAAMMRIIDRLKDTPAQVMSALGETLVQTPPARALLGDETRYEGHARSVVYRWFTDDASRNVYPTEDHPKIERSFVAGARVAFVRDGASSRAAEVIKALLECSPEFAVLWEQHDVDTPHELEKRLVHPQLGVLDLQCQVLHDVTHLHTLLVFTAEVGSVSHTKLTALCAEPDAYSREALVPDDR
- a CDS encoding helix-turn-helix transcriptional regulator yields the protein MANLEYVAEALRTRRRQLQPEDVGLARGRRRRTPGLRREEAAELCSISPGYYTRLERHRGAPHPSAATLAGIARGLRFTRAERDRLFAAAGYRGGEHLCAHVDPGVMLVLDRLAETPAHVVGPAGEVLRQTPASRALLGDLTVHTGWARSGYYRWFLEPGERQRYAAEEHPRIGAEIVAGLRRSVEQGHCGAELLATMLRQRSPEFTRLWADGAPPPATATTRRFLHPAVGVIDLRREVLEVDASGQRLVVYYPAPGSTDDTSVQLSTVIGHQRFP